In a single window of the Spirochaetota bacterium genome:
- the pncB gene encoding nicotinate phosphoribosyltransferase, with protein MIIESLLDTDLYKFTMQQVVLHRFPGIDVEYAFKCRNNGIDFSPYLEEINREVDHLCSLTFMEEELEFLNGLRYIKKDFVDFLRIFRLNRDFVDINCINNELEIAIKGPWLHSILFEVPILAIINEIYYRNTNPVPGYEKARYYLKEKIQIVKENSHIVFFSDFGTRRRRSKSWHQEIIEGIITEIPNNFSGTSNVLLASKYGITPIGTMAHEFLQACQAIDVRLIDSQRFALENWAQEYRGDLGIALSDVLGMDVFLRDFDLYFCKLFDGVRHDSGDPYVWCDKLIAHYRKMRIDPKTKVAVFSDGLDFKKARDIALRYHDSINVAFGIGTNLTNDFGNEPLQIVIKMVRCNGQPVVKLSDSPGKSMCDDESYVEYIKKIFRIT; from the coding sequence ATGATTATTGAAAGCCTTCTTGATACAGACCTTTATAAATTTACAATGCAGCAGGTTGTCCTTCATAGATTTCCTGGCATAGATGTTGAATATGCCTTTAAGTGCAGAAACAATGGAATAGATTTTTCACCATATTTAGAAGAGATAAACAGAGAGGTTGACCATCTATGCTCCCTGACCTTCATGGAAGAAGAACTTGAATTCCTCAATGGATTGAGGTATATAAAGAAGGATTTTGTCGATTTCCTTAGAATCTTTCGCTTGAACAGGGATTTTGTTGATATAAATTGTATTAACAATGAGCTAGAAATTGCTATTAAAGGCCCTTGGCTTCATTCAATACTCTTTGAAGTACCTATCCTAGCAATAATTAACGAAATATATTACAGAAATACTAATCCTGTACCTGGTTATGAAAAGGCAAGATATTACCTGAAAGAAAAAATTCAAATTGTCAAAGAAAACAGCCATATAGTCTTTTTTTCTGACTTTGGGACAAGGAGACGGCGCTCAAAGAGTTGGCATCAAGAGATCATAGAAGGGATCATAACGGAGATTCCAAATAATTTCAGTGGAACTAGCAATGTACTCTTAGCATCGAAATATGGGATTACCCCTATCGGAACGATGGCTCACGAATTTCTTCAGGCTTGTCAGGCTATTGATGTAAGGCTTATAGATAGCCAGAGATTCGCGCTTGAAAACTGGGCACAGGAATACAGGGGAGACCTTGGAATAGCCCTGTCTGATGTATTGGGTATGGATGTATTTTTACGGGATTTTGATCTCTATTTTTGCAAGCTCTTTGACGGCGTAAGACATGACTCAGGAGATCCATATGTGTGGTGTGATAAATTGATTGCTCACTACAGAAAGATGAGGATCGATCCAAAGACAAAGGTGGCTGTATTCAGCGATGGGCTTGATTTTAAAAAGGCGCGGGATATTGCGCTGAGATACCATGATTCGATAAATGTGGCTTTTGGCATAGGCACAAATCTTACCAATGATTTTGGAAATGAACCTCTTCAGATTGTAATCAAGATGGTAAGGTGTAATGGACAACCTGTAGTGAAGCTGAGTGACTCGCCAGGAAAAAGTATGTGTGATGATGAATCCTATGTTGAGTATATAAAAAAAATTTTCAGGATAACCTAA
- a CDS encoding glycosyltransferase yields the protein MLSIIIPTFNEEKYLPRLLHSIKSQDYKNYEIIISDANSEDNTKQVAKKNRCKFVSSKRRNPGHQRNNGAQKAKGDVLLFIDADAILPKNFLSTIMTEFTKKELDIAGFYFIFNSKKIIYKIYSFCFTVLCSFAQYVKPISIGAGILVKKRYHDSVDGFDVTIIIGEDHEYSQRISKIGKFRMITSKKMYYSVRRFEQEGKFITLFKWVYCAFYYLLKGPIRKRIVDYKFGNFS from the coding sequence ATGCTATCGATTATAATTCCCACCTTCAACGAAGAAAAATATCTTCCAAGATTATTGCATTCAATCAAATCCCAGGACTATAAAAATTATGAAATTATTATTTCTGATGCGAATTCAGAAGATAACACTAAACAGGTCGCTAAGAAAAATAGATGTAAATTCGTTTCAAGTAAAAGGAGAAATCCAGGACATCAGAGGAATAATGGCGCACAAAAGGCCAAAGGGGACGTTTTATTGTTTATTGATGCAGATGCCATTTTGCCAAAGAATTTTCTTTCAACAATAATGACGGAATTTACTAAAAAAGAATTGGATATTGCAGGATTCTATTTTATTTTTAATTCAAAAAAGATTATTTATAAAATATATTCTTTTTGTTTTACTGTATTATGTTCTTTCGCCCAATATGTTAAACCGATTTCGATCGGAGCAGGAATATTAGTTAAAAAGAGATATCATGATAGTGTCGATGGATTTGATGTCACTATTATTATTGGAGAGGATCATGAGTATTCACAGAGGATTTCAAAGATTGGAAAATTTCGAATGATTACCTCAAAGAAAATGTATTACTCTGTTAGGAGATTTGAACAGGAGGGTAAATTCATTACATTATTTAAATGGGTATATTGTGCATTTTACTATTTATTGAAAGGTCCAATACGAAAGAGGATTGTTGATTATAAATTTGGGAATTTTAGTTAA
- a CDS encoding HDIG domain-containing protein, protein MMEREQALTLLQRYIKNENMIKHSLASETVLRALAKELGEDVNKWGIAGLLHDIDVEITNADLNIHTKEGVKILRDEGIDDDIIEAIRLHNEVPYPGEKRSTRLQHALASGETVTGLIIATALVYPDKRLEGVKVKSVTKRMKEKAFARSVNRDVIMECENVDLEVNRFIEIALGAMQKISHKLGL, encoded by the coding sequence ATGATGGAAAGGGAACAAGCGTTAACACTCTTACAAAGATATATAAAGAATGAAAATATGATTAAACATTCCCTGGCCTCTGAGACCGTTTTACGAGCATTAGCTAAAGAACTTGGGGAGGATGTAAACAAATGGGGAATAGCTGGTCTCCTTCATGACATAGATGTAGAGATCACTAACGCTGATCTTAACATTCATACAAAAGAGGGAGTGAAAATTTTGAGGGATGAGGGAATCGATGATGATATCATCGAAGCTATAAGACTGCATAATGAAGTGCCTTATCCAGGGGAAAAGAGAAGTACAAGGTTGCAGCACGCCCTTGCATCTGGAGAGACTGTCACTGGCTTAATAATCGCCACTGCTCTTGTGTATCCGGATAAAAGGCTTGAGGGTGTGAAGGTCAAATCAGTTACTAAAAGGATGAAGGAAAAGGCCTTTGCCAGATCTGTTAACAGAGATGTCATCATGGAGTGTGAAAATGTTGACTTGGAGGTGAACAGATTTATTGAGATCGCGCTTGGCGCAATGCAGAAAATATCTCACAAACTGGGATTATAG
- a CDS encoding DUF2273 domain-containing protein has protein sequence MLKELNNSDGFIKYILNWINGNPGKAVGIISGFIFGILLFTVGLYKTLLILLFMLAGYFLGRSRDENISLSDQLSNLFRKKDE, from the coding sequence ATGTTGAAAGAGTTAAACAATAGCGATGGTTTTATTAAATATATCCTGAATTGGATTAATGGCAATCCGGGGAAGGCAGTTGGAATCATCTCTGGTTTTATTTTTGGGATTTTGCTCTTTACTGTGGGATTATATAAAACCTTGCTGATTCTACTTTTTATGTTAGCAGGCTATTTTTTAGGAAGAAGCAGGGATGAGAATATTTCACTTTCTGATCAACTATCCAACCTCTTCAGGAAAAAAGATGAATGA
- the efp gene encoding elongation factor P, protein MITSNDFKRGMVIKLDGDIYSILEFLHVKPGKGGAFVRTKLKSLTKGSIIDKTFRGGEKCEDVRVEKKMMQYLYDEGDSLVFMDTESYEQESIPKDEVANILDFIKEGEEVEISVYENKPISLIPPTFVELKVIYAEPGVKGDTATNVTKSIKVETGAEIHVPLFINEGDIIKIDTRKGEYVERVKQ, encoded by the coding sequence ATGATTACAAGCAATGATTTTAAAAGGGGTATGGTGATCAAATTAGATGGTGATATATATTCAATATTGGAGTTTCTGCATGTCAAACCGGGTAAGGGTGGGGCATTCGTTCGAACTAAGTTGAAATCTCTTACCAAGGGATCAATTATTGATAAAACCTTTAGGGGTGGCGAAAAGTGTGAGGATGTAAGGGTTGAGAAGAAGATGATGCAATATCTTTATGATGAAGGTGATTCACTCGTCTTTATGGACACTGAAAGCTATGAACAGGAGTCTATACCAAAGGATGAGGTAGCTAATATTTTGGACTTCATCAAGGAGGGTGAGGAGGTAGAAATATCTGTTTACGAGAATAAACCGATATCTTTAATTCCTCCTACCTTTGTGGAATTGAAGGTTATTTATGCTGAGCCAGGCGTAAAAGGCGACACAGCTACAAATGTGACCAAATCGATTAAGGTTGAAACAGGTGCTGAGATTCATGTACCTTTATTTATTAATGAAGGGGATATTATTAAAATTGATACTCGAAAGGGGGAGTATGTTGAAAGAGTTAAACAATAG
- a CDS encoding Xaa-Pro peptidase family protein, with protein MRLKSLRKKLSRMNKFPYLISNLKNIFYLTGFEGSYGHLVIDRERSFFISDSRYREYAKEIIPESIEFILQKRNIIEALKNIFNTINKDRVYIEDSIPLSFYLMLKKELGNIEIIPNDDEVSAIRIIKDDGELGLIRKAVEISDRCFKHLTGIMKPGMLEWDLAVEIEYFYRKNGCRKSAFDSVVASGKGSSMPHYLTSMTKRIDEGDILLIDMGCEYEGYNSDLTRTIFLGYIDPEFEKIYNIVKCAQEKAISFLRPGISASRVDRIARDIIAEKGYGEAFGHALGHGVGLDVHEQPSIKMGNKFRLKKNVVITIEPGIYLPDSGGVRIEDIVIINDIGYEVITKSSKEIIVI; from the coding sequence ATGAGATTAAAGAGTTTGAGGAAAAAACTTTCAAGGATGAATAAATTTCCCTATCTAATTTCCAACCTGAAAAATATATTCTATTTAACAGGTTTTGAGGGCTCATATGGTCATTTGGTTATTGATAGGGAGAGGTCCTTTTTTATATCAGATTCAAGATATAGAGAATACGCTAAGGAAATAATTCCTGAGTCAATTGAGTTCATTTTACAGAAGAGAAATATTATTGAAGCATTAAAAAACATATTTAATACAATCAACAAAGATAGAGTATACATAGAAGATTCAATCCCTCTATCCTTTTATCTGATGTTGAAGAAAGAGCTGGGTAACATTGAAATTATACCTAATGATGATGAAGTATCTGCCATTAGGATTATAAAAGATGATGGGGAGTTAGGGCTCATCAGGAAGGCCGTTGAAATATCGGATAGATGTTTTAAGCATCTAACAGGCATCATGAAACCAGGTATGCTGGAATGGGATTTAGCAGTAGAAATTGAATATTTTTACAGAAAGAATGGATGCAGAAAATCAGCATTCGATTCAGTAGTGGCGTCTGGGAAGGGATCATCAATGCCGCATTACTTAACATCGATGACAAAGAGGATTGATGAGGGCGATATTTTACTCATTGATATGGGTTGTGAATATGAGGGGTATAATTCTGACTTGACAAGAACTATTTTTTTAGGGTATATTGATCCAGAATTTGAAAAGATTTATAATATAGTAAAATGCGCTCAGGAGAAGGCTATTTCTTTTTTAAGGCCTGGGATTTCAGCTAGTAGGGTTGACAGGATTGCTAGGGATATTATAGCAGAAAAGGGATATGGAGAGGCTTTTGGCCATGCCTTGGGTCATGGTGTTGGATTAGATGTTCATGAACAACCCAGTATAAAAATGGGTAATAAATTCAGATTAAAGAAGAATGTTGTGATTACAATTGAGCCTGGGATTTATCTTCCAGATTCTGGGGGTGTGAGAATTGAAGATATTGTTATTATTAACGATATAGGCTATGAAGTGATTACAAAATCGTCAAAGGAAATAATTGTGATTTAG
- a CDS encoding ammonium transporter: MKCLLLPLIVFTSISVLQAEEIAISSDIQSSDVVWTLIAAFLVFFMQAGFAMVEIGFTRAKNAGNIIMKNLMDFSIGSISFFILGFGLMFGDSISGFLGSSKFILSNASPDNPDGLWVFAFWLFQAVFAATAATIVSGAMAERTKFTSYLLYSLFITAIIYPISGHWIWGDGWLASLGFIDFAGSTVVHSVGGWAAMMGALFLGPRIGKYGADGKAKAIPGHNMPIAALGVFILWFGWFGFNPGSTTSGNNLSIGFIAVNTNLAAAAGAIGAMAIIWLKSGKPDVSMSLNGALAGLVAITAGCSSVSPISSIIIGLIAGIIVVISVELFDFVLKIDDPVGAISVHGICGAVGTILVGFFAEAQYAGEGVNGLFFGGGFNLIGIQILGVLAVFGWVVITMGMVFFSINKIFGLRVSRDEELRGLDIEEHGMESYAGFQIFRNQ, translated from the coding sequence ATGAAATGCTTATTGTTACCCTTGATTGTTTTCACATCAATCTCAGTATTGCAAGCAGAGGAAATAGCGATAAGTTCAGATATACAATCCAGTGATGTTGTATGGACCTTAATAGCCGCGTTTTTAGTCTTTTTTATGCAGGCGGGTTTTGCAATGGTAGAGATTGGATTTACAAGGGCAAAAAACGCAGGGAACATAATAATGAAAAATCTTATGGATTTTTCTATTGGTTCAATTTCGTTCTTTATTCTTGGATTCGGCCTAATGTTCGGGGATTCGATCTCCGGTTTTTTAGGATCATCCAAATTTATTCTCTCAAATGCATCACCTGACAATCCGGATGGATTATGGGTATTTGCATTCTGGTTATTTCAGGCTGTATTTGCTGCCACTGCCGCTACTATTGTCTCCGGGGCTATGGCAGAGAGAACTAAGTTTACCTCATATCTCTTATACAGCCTATTTATCACTGCAATAATATACCCAATCTCAGGGCATTGGATATGGGGTGACGGCTGGCTCGCTTCCTTAGGATTTATCGATTTTGCCGGCTCTACAGTTGTTCATTCTGTTGGAGGATGGGCAGCTATGATGGGGGCATTATTCCTTGGTCCGCGAATCGGAAAATATGGAGCTGATGGCAAGGCCAAAGCAATCCCAGGTCATAACATGCCAATAGCCGCGTTGGGTGTATTTATACTCTGGTTTGGGTGGTTTGGATTTAATCCGGGAAGCACAACATCCGGCAATAATTTGAGCATCGGTTTTATAGCTGTAAATACTAATCTTGCAGCAGCGGCAGGAGCAATTGGAGCCATGGCTATTATATGGCTTAAGAGCGGTAAGCCGGATGTTAGTATGAGCCTAAACGGAGCGCTTGCGGGACTTGTAGCTATTACTGCAGGATGTTCATCAGTCTCTCCGATAAGTTCAATAATAATCGGATTGATTGCTGGCATTATCGTGGTGATCTCGGTTGAACTATTCGATTTTGTATTAAAGATAGATGATCCAGTTGGAGCGATTTCTGTTCATGGAATTTGCGGGGCTGTTGGAACAATTCTTGTTGGATTTTTTGCAGAAGCTCAGTATGCAGGCGAAGGTGTTAACGGACTCTTTTTTGGAGGTGGATTTAATCTTATAGGTATTCAAATACTTGGTGTACTGGCCGTTTTTGGTTGGGTTGTGATAACAATGGGCATGGTCTTCTTCTCAATTAATAAAATATTTGGCCTCAGGGTATCACGTGATGAAGAATTAAGAGGATTAGATATTGAGGAGCATGGCATGGAGTCCTATGCCGGATTCCAGATATTCAGAAATCAGTAA
- a CDS encoding P-II family nitrogen regulator produces MKLIIAYIQPERLNDVKQELFREEVKKMSVTNSLGCGQQGGYHETYRGIDLEVNLLQKVRVEIAVNDDFVEKTVKAIIRGAKTGKIGDGKIFVLNLENCYRIRTDEEGEMAIG; encoded by the coding sequence ATGAAACTTATAATAGCTTATATTCAACCGGAGAGGCTGAATGATGTTAAACAGGAATTGTTCAGAGAAGAAGTAAAAAAAATGTCTGTGACAAATTCCCTGGGATGCGGCCAGCAGGGAGGATATCATGAAACCTATAGGGGTATTGATCTTGAAGTTAATCTGCTTCAAAAGGTTCGTGTAGAGATAGCTGTAAACGATGACTTCGTCGAAAAAACTGTTAAGGCTATCATTAGGGGTGCCAAGACAGGTAAAATTGGCGATGGTAAAATATTTGTTCTAAATCTTGAAAATTGCTACCGAATAAGAACCGATGAAGAAGGTGAGATGGCAATTGGTTAG
- a CDS encoding sigma 54-interacting transcriptional regulator: MKQLNNRYNELICEIGRLFMTSKDMNLLLFNVIELCARYIPIERAMINIHDLSTDEIFIDVSYGYSDDEVKKGRYKVGEGIIGTVISTGETLIVPSIHDEPRFLNRTGARKDEVQKDISFICIPIKIAGETIGTISIDINLDDQNSLFEEIQLLNTLAVITAHAVKVRRDMLQMERELRAENEILKNKIYAIESPRNIIGSSRVMKELYEKIVMVAGTDSTVLILGESGTGKELIAEAIHHNSNRKDRPLIKVNIAALPHDLIESELFGYERGAFTGAFSQKKGKFESADGGTIFLDEIGDLNSHLQINLLRVLQEKTIERLGSTETLPLDVRIVAATHQDLEKKIKKNEFRSDLYYRLNVFPIFAPPLRERKADIILLADYFLEKYNSKINKKIKRISSDAIDMLSNYHWPGNVRELENCIERAVIVSNEKVIRNYHLPPSLQMAEGGTEQPRTLEEMTNLFVKEIIIDHLKVTKGNIAQAARMLGSTKRILAYKINKLGVDYHKYKN; encoded by the coding sequence ATGAAACAACTAAATAATAGATATAATGAATTAATCTGTGAGATTGGAAGGCTATTCATGACCTCAAAGGACATGAATCTTTTGCTTTTCAATGTAATTGAACTTTGTGCCAGGTATATACCAATAGAGAGAGCCATGATAAATATACATGACTTAAGCACAGATGAAATATTTATCGATGTCTCCTATGGTTACAGTGACGATGAGGTCAAAAAGGGTAGATATAAGGTCGGTGAAGGGATTATTGGAACAGTGATATCCACAGGAGAGACACTAATAGTGCCATCTATCCATGATGAACCAAGATTCCTCAATAGAACAGGTGCACGTAAAGATGAAGTACAAAAAGACATATCTTTCATATGCATACCTATAAAAATTGCTGGAGAAACGATTGGCACCATTTCTATTGATATAAATTTAGATGATCAAAACTCGCTCTTTGAGGAGATTCAGCTTCTTAACACATTGGCAGTCATTACAGCACATGCAGTAAAGGTCAGAAGAGATATGCTTCAAATGGAAAGAGAGTTAAGAGCGGAAAATGAAATATTAAAGAATAAAATATATGCTATTGAGAGCCCAAGAAACATAATAGGTAGTTCAAGAGTTATGAAGGAGCTTTACGAAAAAATAGTTATGGTTGCTGGAACCGACTCAACAGTTCTAATACTGGGTGAAAGCGGAACAGGGAAGGAGTTGATTGCTGAAGCAATACATCATAACAGTAATCGGAAGGATAGACCTTTAATAAAAGTTAATATTGCTGCTCTGCCACATGATCTTATAGAGAGTGAACTCTTTGGATATGAACGAGGGGCCTTTACTGGCGCATTTTCACAAAAAAAGGGAAAATTTGAGTCAGCAGATGGAGGGACAATCTTCCTGGATGAAATAGGGGATTTGAATTCTCATCTGCAAATAAACCTTCTTAGGGTTTTACAGGAGAAAACTATTGAGAGGTTAGGTAGTACAGAGACTTTACCGCTTGATGTTCGCATAGTTGCAGCAACACATCAAGATCTTGAAAAAAAGATTAAAAAAAACGAATTTAGATCAGACCTCTACTATCGTTTGAACGTTTTTCCAATTTTTGCGCCTCCCTTGAGAGAGAGAAAGGCTGATATCATCCTGTTGGCAGATTATTTTCTTGAAAAATACAACAGTAAGATCAACAAGAAGATCAAGAGAATCAGCAGCGATGCTATTGATATGTTAAGCAACTATCACTGGCCTGGTAACGTTCGCGAACTCGAAAACTGCATTGAGAGGGCTGTGATAGTGAGCAATGAAAAGGTAATAAGAAACTACCATCTTCCCCCATCTCTGCAGATGGCAGAAGGGGGGACAGAACAGCCCAGAACCCTTGAAGAGATGACTAATCTATTCGTAAAGGAAATAATCATCGATCACCTCAAGGTCACTAAAGGGAATATCGCTCAAGCAGCCAGGATGTTGGGAAGCACTAAACGAATACTTGCGTATAAGATCAATAAGCTTGGTGTTGATTATCATAAATATAAAAATTGA
- a CDS encoding NAD(+) synthase, with translation MTHPFYSVYSHGFIRVGVCIPSVRVADPEFNLRHTLALAQRASQMHSAIALFPELGISAYSNDDLFHQDSLLDATLYSLACLLDESRSISSILIVGAPLRFEDKLFNCAILIYRGGVLGIVPKSYIPNYREFYEKRYFASAFNAVNREVRFLDRLVPFGNDLIFEATNVAGFNLYVEVCEDIWAPVPPSTYGALAGAAVLANLSASNITVGKTDYRRLLCASQSAKCISAYMYSAAGPGESTTDLAWDGYAGIYENNLLLAESERFNDVDQIIVADIDLNRITQERMRMTTFNDAILYHRKQLLKMRRIPFQFHIPKGEMSLIRDVHRFPYVPISSKELDERCFEIYNIQVHSLMKRMTTADVKRVVIGISGGLDSTQSLIVAAKTMDRLGLSRDNILGYTMPGFATSRITNKNAHGLMEALGITANEVDIRPSCMQMFRDIGHPYVKGESVYDVTFENVQAGERTSHLFRLANLHNAIVLGTGDLSELALGWTTYGVGDHMSHYNVNASVPKTLIQHLIRWIIKTNQFDSNTNSILQSILNTEISPELIPDKSGPTDRPVQRTESEIGPYELQDFNLYYISRFGFRPSKVAFLCYNAWSDKNSGIWPEFIPLGKRNEYDLATIKKWLEVFLYRFFKISQFKRSALPNGPKVGSGGSLSPRSDWRAPSDAEAVAWLNELRDKVPD, from the coding sequence ATGACTCATCCATTTTATTCAGTCTACTCTCATGGTTTCATTAGGGTTGGGGTATGCATCCCTTCTGTGCGGGTAGCAGACCCTGAGTTTAACCTTAGACATACACTAGCATTGGCACAGCGTGCTTCACAAATGCATTCTGCTATTGCACTTTTCCCTGAGTTGGGTATTTCGGCATACAGCAATGACGATCTCTTTCATCAGGACTCTCTACTCGATGCCACCCTGTATTCATTAGCTTGTCTATTAGATGAGAGCCGTAGTATCTCTTCTATATTGATAGTAGGGGCTCCGCTTAGATTTGAAGACAAGCTCTTCAATTGCGCAATTCTAATCTATAGGGGGGGGGTGCTAGGCATTGTTCCCAAAAGCTATATTCCGAATTACAGGGAGTTCTATGAGAAGCGTTATTTTGCTTCTGCATTTAATGCTGTTAATAGAGAAGTGAGGTTTTTAGACAGGTTGGTACCCTTTGGGAATGATCTGATCTTTGAAGCAACGAATGTCGCAGGATTCAATCTGTATGTTGAAGTTTGCGAGGATATATGGGCACCTGTTCCTCCAAGCACCTATGGAGCGTTGGCTGGGGCTGCTGTGTTGGCAAATCTATCAGCAAGCAACATTACTGTAGGGAAGACGGATTACAGACGTCTTTTATGCGCTTCTCAATCCGCAAAATGTATTTCAGCATACATGTATTCTGCCGCTGGGCCAGGAGAATCTACCACAGATTTAGCTTGGGATGGATATGCCGGAATATATGAAAATAATCTTTTATTAGCCGAGTCTGAGCGTTTTAATGACGTGGATCAAATAATTGTGGCTGATATTGATCTAAATCGTATCACGCAGGAGAGAATGCGAATGACGACCTTTAACGATGCTATTTTATATCATCGTAAGCAACTATTGAAAATGCGACGCATCCCATTTCAATTCCATATCCCCAAAGGAGAGATGTCATTGATACGTGATGTGCATCGCTTCCCATATGTGCCCATTAGTTCCAAAGAACTCGATGAAAGATGTTTTGAGATATATAATATTCAGGTTCACAGCCTGATGAAGAGAATGACTACGGCTGATGTCAAAAGGGTGGTGATAGGCATATCCGGTGGATTAGACTCAACTCAGTCTCTCATTGTGGCTGCCAAGACAATGGACAGATTGGGACTATCACGCGATAATATTCTTGGTTACACCATGCCTGGATTCGCCACCAGCAGAATTACTAATAAAAATGCGCATGGATTGATGGAGGCTCTTGGGATTACAGCAAATGAAGTTGACATTCGGCCTTCTTGTATGCAGATGTTTCGCGATATTGGACACCCTTATGTTAAAGGGGAATCCGTATATGACGTAACGTTCGAGAATGTTCAAGCTGGAGAACGCACATCACATCTCTTTCGATTGGCGAATCTCCATAATGCCATAGTGCTTGGAACAGGAGACCTCAGCGAATTGGCGCTGGGGTGGACTACTTATGGCGTTGGTGACCATATGTCACATTACAATGTCAATGCCTCAGTGCCAAAAACGCTGATACAGCATTTAATTCGATGGATCATAAAGACTAATCAGTTCGATTCAAATACAAATTCTATTCTTCAATCGATTCTCAATACTGAGATTTCGCCTGAACTCATTCCAGATAAAAGCGGCCCTACTGACAGGCCAGTTCAAAGGACTGAGTCAGAGATTGGCCCTTATGAATTACAGGATTTTAACCTCTATTATATATCTCGCTTCGGATTTCGCCCAAGTAAGGTTGCATTTCTATGCTATAACGCTTGGAGTGATAAGAACTCAGGAATTTGGCCCGAATTTATACCCTTAGGGAAACGCAATGAATATGATCTTGCCACAATCAAGAAATGGTTGGAGGTATTCCTCTATAGGTTCTTTAAAATCAGTCAATTTAAAAGATCCGCTTTGCCTAATGGGCCTAAGGTGGGTTCAGGAGGTTCCCTCTCACCCCGCAGCGATTGGCGGGCGCCAAGCGATGCGGAGGCTGTTGCATGGTTGAATGAGTTGCGGGATAAAGTGCCTGATTGA
- a CDS encoding ankyrin repeat domain-containing protein, which yields MNNKTSLYIVLMGLIICGCATSTKLRKASEIGEISNVQSLLSSFWSYKLDVNAKDKEDGSTSLILASKKGYTDITRLLLANGANVDDVNIFGCTALMHACAYGHIEIARLLLNTNADVSIKTKGDLWTSLMYAASEGHSDIIELLLGNNADIDSKSISSRTALMIASKYGHYSTVELLLDRGADINAIQKDGKTALMIASRVGHFKIVQLLLTKGADANIRDIYGETALMMATQRGYTEIEKLIIYHGMEL from the coding sequence ATGAATAACAAAACATCATTATATATTGTACTAATGGGTTTAATAATTTGTGGATGCGCTACATCAACGAAATTGAGAAAGGCATCTGAAATAGGTGAAATATCTAATGTGCAATCATTACTTTCATCTTTTTGGTCCTACAAATTAGATGTGAATGCAAAAGATAAAGAGGATGGTTCTACATCACTGATCTTAGCATCAAAAAAGGGGTATACTGATATAACAAGATTGCTGCTTGCGAATGGGGCGAATGTGGATGATGTAAATATATTTGGATGTACTGCCTTGATGCATGCATGTGCTTATGGTCACATAGAAATAGCAAGACTGCTGTTAAATACTAATGCAGATGTTAGTATAAAAACCAAGGGAGACTTGTGGACATCTCTGATGTATGCGGCTAGTGAAGGTCATAGCGATATCATAGAATTGCTTTTGGGAAACAATGCAGATATTGATTCAAAGTCTATTAGTAGCAGGACAGCATTGATGATAGCATCAAAGTATGGCCATTATTCTACAGTAGAATTGCTGCTGGATAGAGGTGCAGATATAAATGCAATACAAAAGGATGGCAAGACAGCATTGATGATAGCATCTAGGGTTGGTCATTTTAAAATTGTTCAATTACTTCTGACGAAAGGAGCAGATGCCAATATAAGGGATATATATGGAGAAACAGCATTGATGATGGCAACCCAAAGGGGATATACAGAAATTGAGAAATTGATTATATATCATGGAATGGAGTTATAA